A section of the Streptomyces xinghaiensis S187 genome encodes:
- a CDS encoding helix-turn-helix domain-containing protein has translation MSLGNSPADDRPSVGRALQQARIDAGLTVDQVSTVTRVRNPIIHAIEQDDFSRCGGDVYARGHIRALARAVGVDAAVLVEQYDAEHGGRPQPTPAAPLFEAERIRPEPARPNWTAAMVAAIVAVVGFVGFTLFSGDDESGGTPVAGNTPESSPAKPGGGKPADPKPEPTDSAIAAAPADKVTVKLTAAEGSSWILAKNHNGKVLHQGVIKEGASKTFTDKERIDLILGNAGAVQLYVNGKEVKDEFAPGEVQRLTYTKGDPQAG, from the coding sequence GTGTCCTTGGGTAACTCCCCCGCAGACGACCGGCCTTCCGTCGGGCGCGCGCTCCAGCAGGCCCGCATCGACGCCGGACTGACCGTCGACCAGGTCAGTACGGTCACGCGCGTGCGCAACCCGATCATCCATGCGATCGAGCAGGACGACTTCTCCCGCTGCGGCGGCGACGTCTACGCGCGCGGCCACATCCGCGCGCTGGCCCGCGCCGTCGGGGTGGACGCCGCCGTCCTCGTCGAGCAGTACGACGCCGAGCACGGCGGGCGGCCGCAGCCGACCCCGGCCGCTCCGCTCTTCGAAGCGGAACGCATCCGCCCCGAGCCCGCCCGGCCCAACTGGACGGCCGCCATGGTCGCCGCCATCGTCGCCGTCGTCGGCTTCGTGGGATTCACCCTCTTCAGCGGTGACGACGAGAGCGGCGGTACGCCCGTCGCCGGCAACACCCCCGAGTCCTCGCCCGCGAAGCCCGGGGGCGGCAAGCCCGCCGACCCGAAACCGGAACCCACCGACAGCGCCATCGCCGCCGCGCCCGCGGACAAAGTGACCGTCAAGCTGACCGCCGCGGAGGGCTCCAGCTGGATCCTGGCGAAGAACCACAACGGCAAGGTGCTGCACCAGGGTGTGATCAAGGAAGGCGCCTCCAAGACCTTCACCGACAAGGAGCGGATCGACCTGATCCTCGGCAACGCCGGTGCCGTGCAGCTCTACGTCAACGGCAAGGAGGTCAAGGACGAGTTCGCGCCCGGTGAGGTCCAGCGCCTCACGTACACCAAGGGCGACCCGCAGGCCGGCTGA